A single Eleginops maclovinus isolate JMC-PN-2008 ecotype Puerto Natales chromosome 5, JC_Emac_rtc_rv5, whole genome shotgun sequence DNA region contains:
- the LOC134865108 gene encoding keratin, type I cytoskeletal 13-like yields the protein MATYRTGFSSSSMSNMRTGSSRGSRSVYGGADGRSVRVSYASNGLGAGFDLAGALGGGGGGGSSMGIGGSEKQTMQNLNDRLATYLEKVRALESANAQLELQIREWMAKQAPSTRDYSKYQIIIEDLRKKIYDASLDNARLMLQIDNARLAAEDFRIKYENELAVRMSVEADIMGLRKVLDDLTMARSDLEMQVEGLKEELVYLRKNHEEEMAAMRGQVGSSSVNVEVDAGPQEDMTRIMDQIRSQYEGIAEKNRREMEAWYKGKFDELNKQVAASTETLQTSRTEINDLKRTLQALQIELQSQNSLKSALEGQLSETENRYSQQLSQLQNMVYSLENELQEMRKDIERQSNEYQILLDIKTRLEMEIAEYRRLLDGEDVGISSSRSSSQSSQKTVTIKEVVKKQEVVAKPVITKRTRVMIEEIVDGKVVSRTEDVSEALESC from the exons ATGGCCACTTATCGCACTGGGTTTAGTAGTTCTTCCATGTCCAATATGAGGACTGGCTCCAGCAGGGGGTCTAGGAGCGTGTATGGCGGTGCAGATGGTAGAAGTGTCCGCGTGTCCTACGCCTCCAACGGGCTCGGCGCTGGTTTTGACTTGGCAGGTGCACTCGGAGGCGGCGGAGGCGGCGGGAGCAGTATGGGCATTGGTGGCAGCGAGAAGCAAACCATGCAGAACCTCAATGACCGCCTGGCCACCTACCTAGAGAAGGTGCGCGCTCTGGAGTCCGCCAATGCGCAGCTGGAGCTTCAAATCCGCGAGTGGATGGCTAAGCAAGCCCCCAGTACCAGGGACTACAGCAAATACCAGATAATCATCGAGGACCTGCGCAAAAAG ATTTATGATGCTTCCCTAGACAATGCCAGGCTGATGCTGCAGATTGACAATGCCAGACTGGCAGCAGAGGATTTCAGAATCAA GTATGAGAATGAGCTTGCAGTGCGTATGTCAGTGGAGGCGGACATCATGGGACTGCGTAAGGTTCTGGATGATCTGACCATGGCACGGTCTGACCTGGAGATGCAGGTGGAGGGACTGAAGGAGGAGCTGGTCTACCTGAGAAAGAACCATGAGGAG GAGATGGCAGCAATGAGAGGCCAGGTTGGTTCCAGCTCTGTGAACGTGGAGGTGGACGCCGGGCCTCAGGAGGACATGACCAGGATCATGGATCAGATCAGAAGCCAGTATGAGGGCATCGCTGAGAAGAACCGCCGTGAAATGGAGGCCTGGTACAAGGGCAAG TTTGACGAACTCAACAAGCAGGTTGCAGCCAGCACAGAGACCCTTCAGACCTCCCGCACTGAGATCAACGACCTGAAGAGGACCCTGCAGGCCCTGCAGATTGAGCTGCAGTCCCAGAATAGCCTG AAATCCGCTTTGGAGGGCCAGCTTTCAGAGACCGAGAATcgctacagccagcagctgaGCCAGCTCCAGAACATGGTCTACTCCCTGGAGAACGAACTCCAGGAGATGAGGAAGGACATTGAGAGGCAGTCCAACGAATACCAGATTCTGCTTGACATCAAGACCAGGCTGGAGATGGAGATCGCCGAGTACAGGAGACTGTTGGATGGAGAGGATGTAGG AATATCTTCCAGTAGATCTTCAAGTCAATCTTCCCAAAAAACTGTGACAATCAAAGAAGTTGTCAAAAAACAGGAAGTCGTAG CTAAACCAGTCATAACCAAAAGGACAAGGGTGATGATTGAGGAGATTGTTGATGGAAAAGTGGTCTCACGCACAGAAGATGTGAGCGAAGCGCTTGAGTCATGCTAG